One genomic segment of Acinetobacter sp. C26M includes these proteins:
- a CDS encoding aldo/keto reductase, with product MKYHFLGNSGLKVSELGFGAGTLGGQGQIFAAWGQASQTEANQMIRAGLDAGINYFDTADVYSDGESERMLGKALASERQHTIISTKIGIRSSEHLNDAGFSRHYLLSAVEQSLTRLGTDYIDVLQLHQFDSFTALPQLMKTLDELVRSGKVRYIGASNFSGWQLMKAQAIAEQYGYEKFVVNQVYYSLIGRDYEWELMPLNDDQQIGAVVWSPLGWGRLTGKFDRENPIPAQSRLHDTAQFAPPVNEAHLYAVIEVLKQIAAETGYTIPQIALNWLLQRPTVSSVLIGARNQTQLQDNLVAKDIQLSTEQIERLNQVSAIYPPYPYYPYWNGQFTERFKSIVQSQFI from the coding sequence ATGAAATATCATTTTTTAGGAAACTCGGGTTTAAAGGTTTCAGAGTTGGGATTTGGTGCAGGGACCTTAGGTGGGCAGGGACAAATCTTTGCTGCTTGGGGACAAGCAAGTCAGACTGAAGCCAATCAGATGATTCGCGCTGGTTTAGATGCGGGTATTAATTACTTTGATACGGCCGATGTGTATTCAGATGGCGAGTCTGAACGAATGCTCGGTAAGGCACTTGCATCAGAACGGCAGCATACTATTATTTCGACCAAAATCGGGATTCGTAGTTCAGAGCATCTAAATGATGCGGGATTTAGCCGACATTATTTATTGTCCGCAGTTGAACAGTCCTTAACTCGACTGGGAACGGATTATATTGATGTATTACAGCTGCATCAGTTTGATAGTTTTACTGCATTGCCTCAGTTAATGAAAACACTTGATGAACTAGTCCGTAGTGGCAAGGTACGTTACATCGGTGCTTCAAATTTTTCAGGTTGGCAACTGATGAAGGCGCAGGCGATTGCTGAGCAATATGGCTATGAAAAGTTTGTGGTCAATCAGGTCTATTACTCATTGATCGGTCGTGATTATGAATGGGAGCTGATGCCCTTAAATGATGACCAGCAAATTGGTGCGGTGGTATGGAGCCCTCTAGGTTGGGGCAGATTGACGGGTAAATTTGATCGGGAGAATCCGATTCCAGCACAAAGTCGCTTACATGATACAGCGCAATTTGCACCACCAGTCAACGAGGCACATCTCTATGCTGTGATTGAGGTGTTAAAACAGATTGCAGCAGAAACTGGCTACACGATTCCGCAAATTGCCTTAAATTGGTTATTACAGCGCCCAACGGTATCTAGTGTATTGATTGGTGCGCGTAATCAAACTCAACTGCAAGACAATCTTGTTGCTAAGGATATTCAACTGTCGACTGAACAGATCGAACGTTTAAATCAGGTTAGTGCGATCTATCCGCCCTATCCTTATTATCCCTATTGGAATGGACAGTTTACTGAACGCTTTAAGTCTATTGTTCAGTCACAATTTATTTAA
- a CDS encoding bestrophin family protein, with translation MIVRDQPSIFKVLFSWRGTILPKILPSLGFVMLISAIIGGVEYVNLYRFPEIPLVGFTLIGVVLSIFLGFKNTACYDRWWEARKLWGVLIATARHFDRDCRVLTQARRERIIQNVIVFANVLRDRLRHQTANPTELTETSGLSQQALTQLYQQHNAPQYTLSLIQWELLQAMKEGEISDIIYTQMNRHVAALSEMQTGCDRIANTPIPFAYSVLLNRTVYFFCFMLPFSLGSLLGLVTPLLVGILAYTFLGLDALSTEIEEPFGTQSNDLPLDAMVRSIEIELLGTLGRPTPPPIQAHDHNLL, from the coding sequence ATGATTGTCCGTGACCAGCCGAGTATTTTTAAAGTTCTATTCTCATGGCGGGGGACGATTTTACCTAAAATTTTGCCCTCTCTCGGTTTCGTGATGCTGATCTCTGCCATCATTGGTGGAGTCGAGTATGTCAATCTATATCGTTTCCCGGAAATCCCATTAGTCGGCTTCACGTTGATTGGTGTAGTGCTGTCCATTTTCTTGGGATTTAAGAATACTGCTTGTTATGACCGCTGGTGGGAAGCGCGTAAACTCTGGGGCGTGTTGATTGCCACGGCGCGCCATTTTGACCGTGATTGTCGTGTCCTAACACAGGCACGTCGTGAACGTATCATTCAAAATGTAATTGTATTTGCCAACGTACTGCGTGACCGTCTACGCCATCAAACTGCCAATCCAACCGAGCTGACTGAAACCAGTGGTCTGAGCCAACAAGCCTTAACCCAACTTTATCAACAACATAATGCCCCACAGTACACTTTGAGTCTGATTCAATGGGAACTTTTACAAGCCATGAAAGAAGGCGAAATCTCGGATATTATTTATACCCAGATGAACCGCCACGTTGCAGCGTTAAGTGAAATGCAAACTGGCTGCGATCGGATCGCGAATACCCCAATTCCATTTGCCTATTCAGTTTTGCTGAATCGTACCGTGTATTTCTTCTGCTTTATGCTGCCATTCAGTCTTGGCTCTTTATTGGGCTTGGTGACACCATTATTGGTCGGTATTTTGGCTTATACCTTCTTGGGTTTGGATGCTTTAAGTACTGAAATTGAGGAACCTTTTGGCACACAAAGCAATGATTTACCGCTGGATGCGATGGTCCGTTCAATTGAAATTGAATTACTTGGAACTTTAGGTCGCCCAACCCCACCGCCGATTCAGGCGCATGACCATAACTTACTCTAA
- the radC gene encoding DNA repair protein RadC yields the protein MNQSIKTWPEQERPRERLLSQGAQSLSDAELLAIFLRSGSKQHSAVELARILIKHFGGLNLIFDANFEDLSQFNGIASTKYAQLMAVKELGRRYLNNHFQQQRLCLDTSTLVLDYLRYELQGEKQEVFAVLCLDAELRKLHFKKLFFGSHHSCTVSLNQTLRYALQQQACQIVVAHNHPYGTAQPSTEDIYLTQQLKQACKMLEIHLIDHFIISPEGYFSFSEQLLLNPIKTKQSGLDKA from the coding sequence TTGAATCAATCTATCAAAACCTGGCCTGAACAAGAACGTCCAAGAGAACGACTTTTATCCCAAGGCGCACAAAGCTTATCTGATGCAGAACTGCTGGCGATTTTTCTGCGTTCAGGCTCTAAACAACACTCTGCAGTGGAATTGGCGCGTATTTTGATTAAACATTTTGGCGGACTTAATTTGATATTTGATGCCAATTTTGAAGATTTATCACAATTTAATGGTATTGCTTCAACCAAATATGCACAGCTGATGGCTGTAAAGGAGCTTGGGCGACGTTATCTGAATAATCATTTCCAGCAACAGCGGCTTTGTCTGGATACTTCGACACTGGTGCTCGACTATTTACGTTATGAACTGCAAGGTGAAAAACAGGAAGTTTTTGCGGTGCTGTGCTTAGATGCCGAACTCAGAAAATTGCATTTTAAAAAGCTGTTCTTCGGTTCCCATCATTCCTGCACAGTTTCACTAAATCAAACCCTACGCTATGCCCTGCAACAACAAGCCTGTCAAATCGTGGTGGCACATAATCATCCCTATGGCACTGCCCAACCATCGACTGAAGATATTTATCTGACTCAACAGCTCAAACAAGCCTGCAAGATGCTGGAAATTCACTTGATCGACCATTTTATTATTTCGCCAGAAGGCTATTTTTCATTTTCTGAACAACTACTACTCAACCCTATTAAAACCAAGCAATCTGGTCTTGACAAAGCTTAA
- the coaBC gene encoding bifunctional phosphopantothenoylcysteine decarboxylase/phosphopantothenate--cysteine ligase CoaBC has translation MSFDLSVIPHKNIILAVTGGIAAYKSAILVRRLKDFGFDVRVVMTHGAQAFITPLTFQALSGNPVHTELLDPEAEAGMGHIELARWADLVLVAPASCDSIAKFANGLADDLLSTLYLATKAPVWVAPAMNQQMWAAKATQRNLQTLVEDGVHVIMPDAGEQACGDVGLGRMPEPEDLARQVAAYFHKAQRALAEKFGLLAGKRVTITAGPTREAIDPVRYISNHSTGKMGFALAAACYAAGAKVTLVAGPVSLDTPNGVQRVNVSSAMQMLDVSMNQLKEGCDIFIATAAVADYRVAQVAEHKIKKAGDELAVALVKNPDIVATIAQQEERPFMVGFAAETQNVEEYAAGKLVAKKLDMIACNDVSRPDIGFASDENAMTVFFAQSYHMKKRELEKASKQEISQQLVESIADALRRRL, from the coding sequence GTGAGCTTCGATCTGAGTGTTATTCCCCATAAAAACATTATATTAGCGGTTACAGGTGGCATTGCTGCCTATAAAAGTGCCATCTTGGTGCGCCGTTTAAAAGATTTCGGTTTTGATGTTCGTGTGGTCATGACCCATGGCGCACAAGCATTTATTACCCCACTTACTTTTCAAGCACTTTCAGGCAATCCTGTGCATACCGAATTGCTTGATCCTGAAGCCGAAGCAGGCATGGGACATATCGAATTGGCACGTTGGGCCGACTTGGTTCTGGTTGCCCCTGCTAGCTGTGACAGCATTGCAAAATTTGCCAATGGCTTGGCGGATGATCTGCTCAGTACGTTATATCTAGCTACCAAAGCGCCTGTATGGGTTGCACCAGCCATGAATCAGCAAATGTGGGCAGCGAAAGCCACGCAACGTAATCTGCAAACGCTGGTCGAAGATGGTGTGCATGTGATCATGCCAGATGCGGGCGAGCAAGCCTGTGGTGATGTTGGTCTAGGTCGTATGCCTGAGCCTGAAGATTTAGCGCGTCAAGTTGCAGCCTATTTCCATAAAGCGCAACGTGCATTGGCTGAAAAATTTGGTCTGTTGGCGGGTAAGCGTGTCACTATTACGGCTGGGCCGACGCGTGAAGCAATTGATCCTGTACGTTATATTTCAAACCACAGTACTGGAAAAATGGGCTTTGCCTTGGCAGCAGCTTGTTATGCAGCAGGGGCAAAAGTGACTTTGGTGGCTGGGCCTGTCAGTTTGGATACACCGAACGGTGTGCAACGTGTCAATGTCAGTTCAGCGATGCAGATGCTTGATGTCAGTATGAACCAGCTTAAAGAAGGCTGTGACATCTTTATCGCAACCGCAGCAGTGGCTGATTATCGTGTCGCACAAGTAGCAGAACATAAAATTAAGAAAGCTGGTGATGAGCTTGCTGTCGCGTTGGTAAAAAATCCAGATATTGTAGCGACCATTGCGCAGCAAGAAGAGCGTCCATTTATGGTGGGCTTTGCAGCTGAAACTCAAAATGTCGAGGAATATGCAGCAGGCAAACTGGTGGCAAAAAAATTAGACATGATTGCCTGTAATGATGTGTCACGTCCAGATATCGGTTTTGCCTCAGATGAAAATGCCATGACCGTGTTTTTTGCCCAGTCTTACCACATGAAAAAGCGTGAGTTGGAAAAGGCATCAAAACAAGAGATTTCCCAGCAATTGGTTGAGTCGATTGCGGATGCGTTACGCCGTCGCTTATAA
- a CDS encoding cytochrome b562: MIKKTLATVVLFSAFAFSHTTMAAGLEDDMKTLGKNYKAFNQAANPQDATAALDNMRAAAVHSKQYKLAPNTTDKVSSSTSLFDQIVVEIDKAKLLVQAGKLEDAKKQGKKIAELRDQGHKYYTH; encoded by the coding sequence ATGATTAAAAAAACTTTAGCCACTGTTGTCTTGTTCTCTGCTTTTGCATTCAGCCATACAACCATGGCTGCTGGATTAGAAGATGATATGAAAACGCTGGGAAAGAATTATAAAGCGTTTAACCAAGCTGCAAATCCACAGGATGCTACAGCTGCGCTGGATAACATGCGCGCAGCCGCCGTGCATTCAAAGCAGTATAAACTGGCACCGAATACGACGGACAAAGTATCAAGCTCAACGTCTTTATTTGACCAGATTGTGGTGGAAATTGATAAAGCCAAACTCTTAGTGCAAGCAGGTAAGTTGGAGGACGCTAAGAAGCAAGGTAAGAAGATTGCTGAATTACGAGATCAAGGGCATAAGTATTACACTCATTAA
- a CDS encoding methylated-DNA--[protein]-cysteine S-methyltransferase has protein sequence MSSQQRNYERIAQAIDYIQQNFQQQPQLDEVAAHIHLSPAHFQRLFTEWVGTSPKKFLQYISVEHAKKILKQEQGSIFDATFATGLSSTSRLHDLFIQIEGMTPAEYKNGGQSLTIHYQFAETLFGEVLIASTHKGICALSFVDNRADALQQLTAQFPQAVIVEQIDAFQQSALALFQKDQPQLAEIKLHLKGTEFQLKVWQSLLKIPMGQLSTYGELAKAIEHPKAARAVGTAIGSNPVAFLIPCHRVIQSTGAFGGYEWGTLRKTALIGWEGVQTHAAI, from the coding sequence ATGTCCTCACAACAACGTAATTATGAGCGTATTGCTCAAGCGATTGACTATATTCAGCAGAACTTTCAGCAACAGCCACAACTGGATGAAGTCGCTGCACATATTCATTTAAGCCCAGCACATTTTCAGCGTCTATTTACCGAGTGGGTCGGTACCAGTCCGAAAAAATTTTTGCAATATATTAGTGTTGAACATGCCAAGAAGATTTTAAAACAAGAGCAGGGCAGTATTTTTGATGCAACCTTTGCCACAGGACTATCCAGTACCAGTCGATTGCATGATTTGTTTATTCAAATCGAAGGGATGACCCCAGCCGAATATAAAAATGGCGGACAAAGCCTGACGATTCACTATCAATTCGCAGAGACATTGTTTGGTGAAGTACTGATTGCATCCACACATAAAGGCATTTGTGCTCTAAGTTTTGTGGACAATCGGGCTGATGCTTTGCAGCAGTTAACAGCGCAATTTCCTCAGGCCGTGATTGTTGAACAGATTGATGCATTTCAACAAAGTGCTTTAGCCTTATTTCAAAAGGATCAACCTCAACTGGCAGAGATAAAACTGCATTTAAAAGGTACTGAGTTTCAGCTCAAAGTATGGCAAAGTCTGCTCAAAATTCCTATGGGGCAACTCTCTACCTATGGCGAGTTGGCCAAGGCAATTGAACATCCCAAAGCTGCACGAGCTGTTGGTACTGCTATAGGCAGTAACCCTGTGGCATTTTTGATTCCCTGTCATCGTGTAATTCAGTCCACTGGTGCTTTTGGTGGTTATGAATGGGGAACACTGCGTAAAACAGCATTGATTGGTTGGGAAGGTGTACAAACCCATGCAGCCATCTGA
- a CDS encoding 2OG-Fe(II) oxygenase — translation MQPSELTQIQTMIDKIQAADWEVITEQMHQQGFALIEQVLSTEQCEMLQQAYSQTELYRKTVEMQRYRFGQGEYKYFTYPLPNLIERIRHELYPYLAPIANAWFRVLKLEHSFPSSHAEFLLQCQQHGQTLATPLILKYGQGGFNTLHQDLYGEVYFPIQLVIVLSQPNVDFSGGELVFTQQTPRAQSKAMVMQPQQGDMLIFTTQFKPEKGSQGYYRVNMKHGVSPIHHGERYSLGIIFHDAVS, via the coding sequence ATGCAGCCATCTGAATTGACACAAATCCAAACCATGATTGATAAGATTCAAGCTGCGGATTGGGAGGTCATCACTGAGCAAATGCACCAACAGGGCTTTGCCCTGATTGAGCAGGTTTTATCGACAGAGCAGTGTGAAATGCTGCAACAGGCATATTCACAAACCGAGTTGTATCGTAAAACCGTAGAGATGCAACGTTATCGCTTTGGTCAAGGTGAATATAAATATTTTACTTACCCTTTACCGAATCTGATTGAGCGAATACGGCATGAGCTTTATCCCTATTTGGCCCCAATTGCCAATGCATGGTTTCGGGTGCTGAAGTTAGAGCACTCCTTTCCATCCTCCCATGCTGAATTTTTACTGCAATGCCAACAACATGGACAAACGCTGGCAACCCCCCTGATTCTGAAATATGGACAGGGTGGCTTTAATACGCTTCATCAGGACTTATATGGTGAGGTGTATTTCCCGATACAGCTAGTGATTGTATTGAGTCAGCCGAATGTGGATTTTAGTGGTGGAGAATTAGTTTTTACCCAACAAACTCCTAGAGCGCAATCTAAGGCCATGGTGATGCAACCACAGCAAGGTGATATGTTGATTTTCACCACCCAATTTAAGCCTGAAAAAGGCAGTCAAGGCTATTATCGGGTCAATATGAAGCATGGGGTCAGCCCAATTCATCATGGTGAACGTTATAGCTTAGGCATCATTTTCCATGATGCGGTAAGTTAA
- a CDS encoding Ada metal-binding domain-containing protein, whose product MWRHLELTQTELHLKLKQQEISFAGNAQLKIYGRLTCTSGKRMLKNNRVFFLNEDEAIAQGYRPCGHCMRQAYKKWKDATI is encoded by the coding sequence ATGTGGCGACATCTAGAATTAACACAGACAGAGTTACATCTGAAATTAAAACAGCAGGAAATTTCGTTTGCAGGAAACGCACAGCTTAAAATTTATGGCAGATTGACCTGTACCTCAGGAAAGCGCATGCTGAAAAACAATCGGGTATTTTTCTTGAATGAAGATGAAGCGATAGCACAAGGCTATCGACCTTGTGGACATTGTATGCGGCAAGCTTATAAGAAGTGGAAAGATGCAACTATTTGA
- a CDS encoding alpha-ketoglutarate-dependent dioxygenase AlkB → MQLFDIEADPKQNHLPYDGTVQYYGKVVPTAEADHYFDQLMQTIAWENDRALIFGKLLTTKRKVAWYGDRRFEYTYSNMNKYALPWTQELLELKQLAENLTGETFNSCLLNLYHNGEEGMAWHSDGETDLKKDGAIASFSFGAERKFAFKHKQSKEKVELYLEHGSLLVMKDTTQTFWLHRLPPTKKVSRARVNLTFRTIVE, encoded by the coding sequence ATGCAACTATTTGATATTGAAGCTGATCCAAAGCAGAATCATTTACCTTATGATGGCACAGTACAGTACTATGGTAAGGTCGTACCAACGGCTGAAGCTGATCATTATTTTGATCAGTTGATGCAGACCATTGCATGGGAAAATGATCGGGCACTGATCTTTGGAAAGTTATTGACGACTAAACGTAAAGTGGCGTGGTATGGAGATCGACGCTTTGAATATACCTATTCCAATATGAATAAATATGCCTTGCCTTGGACGCAGGAATTACTGGAGTTAAAACAACTGGCCGAAAATTTAACGGGGGAGACATTCAACTCTTGCTTGTTGAATCTTTATCATAATGGCGAAGAGGGGATGGCTTGGCATAGTGATGGTGAAACGGATTTAAAAAAAGATGGTGCGATTGCCTCATTTAGTTTTGGTGCAGAGCGAAAATTTGCATTCAAACATAAACAAAGTAAAGAAAAAGTCGAACTGTATTTAGAGCATGGTAGTTTATTGGTGATGAAAGACACCACGCAGACCTTTTGGCTGCATCGCTTACCACCAACCAAAAAAGTCAGTAGGGCACGGGTGAATTTGACCTTTAGAACCATTGTGGAATAA
- the secB gene encoding protein-export chaperone SecB — protein MSEEQVQPQLALERIYTKDISFEVPGAQVFTKQWQPELNINLSSAAEKIDATHYEVSLKVVVQANNENETAFIVDVTQSGIFLVDGVEEDRLPYILGAYCPNILFPFLREAVNDLVTKGSFPQLLLTPINFDAEFEANMQRLQADADAQGQA, from the coding sequence ATGAGCGAAGAACAAGTTCAACCACAACTCGCGTTAGAACGTATCTATACAAAAGACATCTCTTTTGAAGTTCCTGGTGCGCAAGTATTTACTAAGCAATGGCAACCAGAGTTGAACATCAATTTATCTTCTGCTGCAGAAAAAATTGATGCTACACACTATGAAGTGTCTTTAAAAGTTGTGGTTCAAGCAAACAACGAAAATGAAACTGCGTTCATCGTTGATGTAACTCAATCAGGTATCTTCTTGGTTGATGGTGTAGAAGAAGATCGCCTTCCATACATCTTAGGCGCTTACTGCCCAAATATCCTGTTCCCGTTCTTACGTGAAGCAGTGAATGATTTAGTGACTAAAGGTAGCTTCCCGCAATTGCTGCTTACACCAATCAACTTTGATGCTGAGTTTGAAGCAAACATGCAACGCCTACAAGCGGATGCAGATGCGCAAGGTCAAGCATAA
- the grxC gene encoding glutaredoxin 3 — MTTQNVTIYSTLSCPYCVRAKQLLERKGVAYKEINLSNEAPEVRIELMQRTNHRTVPQIFIKDQFIGGFDQLYALEREGKLDQLLA, encoded by the coding sequence ATGACTACTCAAAACGTCACTATTTATTCAACGCTTTCTTGCCCATATTGCGTACGCGCAAAACAATTACTTGAGCGCAAAGGCGTTGCTTATAAAGAAATTAATCTTTCCAATGAAGCACCAGAAGTTCGTATTGAGTTAATGCAACGTACCAATCACCGTACTGTGCCGCAAATTTTTATCAAAGACCAATTCATTGGCGGTTTTGATCAACTTTATGCTTTAGAGCGTGAAGGCAAACTCGACCAATTATTAGCTTAA
- a CDS encoding rhodanese-like domain-containing protein: MERWLEFMGNHPFLFGALGVLIVLFFVLEGQRNGRKISPQSLGILVKAKNAILIDLRDGKDFRDGHISGSRNIPYSQITSHVDELKASDRPLVFICNLGQVAGSALQKVGHADSYRLDGGISNWKAQGLPLVKSKTKA, encoded by the coding sequence GTGGAACGCTGGTTAGAGTTTATGGGGAATCACCCCTTCTTATTTGGTGCGCTCGGCGTGTTAATCGTGTTGTTCTTTGTTTTAGAAGGACAACGCAATGGTCGTAAAATTTCACCACAATCTCTAGGTATTTTGGTCAAGGCTAAAAATGCCATTTTGATCGACTTACGTGATGGAAAAGATTTCCGTGATGGTCACATCAGCGGTAGCCGTAACATTCCATACAGCCAGATTACAAGTCATGTCGATGAATTAAAAGCAAGTGATCGTCCACTGGTCTTCATTTGTAACTTAGGTCAGGTTGCAGGCTCTGCATTGCAAAAAGTTGGTCATGCCGACAGCTACCGTTTAGACGGTGGTATTAGCAATTGGAAAGCTCAAGGCTTACCTTTAGTGAAAAGCAAAACCAAAGCTTAA
- the rsgA gene encoding ribosome small subunit-dependent GTPase A: MALIRKRRLTEQQQRRIEKQHKSRQDDIDTSQDLDGLVVQHYGRQLEVQALSVPEQHPEKPQVAEGEPEPFWKPIELDSVWRCHTRTNLELLVTGDRVKWQADPITGLGIITAIYPRQSLLTRPDRYHKVKPVAANISLIVIVFAPLPEPAPTLIDRYLVACADANIPALLVLNKSDLLTENDPILTLLSEYESLGYETLICHSQGDLSVLSNRIDNETVAFVGQSGVGKSSLINTIVPDAAQKTNVISENSALGQHTTTSTRLIKFGTNGALIDSPGIREFGLWHLSLEKVRIGFPEIEAHLGLCQFRNCTHTHEKNCALKQAVDAGEILPRRLDSYLRLLDEIQEAQQKS; the protein is encoded by the coding sequence ATGGCTTTAATTCGTAAGCGTCGTTTAACCGAACAACAGCAGCGTCGTATTGAGAAACAGCATAAATCACGTCAAGACGACATTGATACATCGCAAGATCTGGATGGACTGGTTGTTCAGCATTATGGTCGTCAACTCGAAGTACAAGCTTTATCTGTGCCTGAACAGCACCCTGAAAAACCACAAGTCGCTGAAGGTGAGCCAGAACCGTTCTGGAAACCGATCGAACTCGACAGCGTTTGGCGTTGTCATACCCGTACTAACCTAGAACTGTTGGTGACTGGCGATCGCGTTAAATGGCAGGCCGATCCGATTACAGGTTTAGGCATTATCACCGCGATTTATCCAAGACAATCGTTGTTAACTCGCCCCGATCGTTATCACAAAGTGAAACCCGTCGCAGCCAATATCAGTTTGATTGTGATTGTATTTGCACCTTTACCAGAACCAGCACCCACACTGATTGACCGCTATCTAGTGGCCTGTGCCGATGCCAATATTCCAGCATTACTGGTGCTGAATAAATCCGACTTACTTACTGAAAATGACCCGATTCTTACCTTACTGAGTGAATATGAATCATTAGGTTATGAAACCTTGATTTGTCATTCGCAAGGTGACTTATCTGTGCTTTCAAATCGCATTGATAATGAAACAGTGGCCTTCGTTGGACAATCAGGTGTCGGCAAAAGTTCATTAATCAATACCATCGTTCCCGATGCTGCCCAGAAGACCAATGTCATTTCTGAGAACTCGGCACTGGGGCAACACACCACAACATCAACACGTTTGATTAAATTTGGAACAAACGGTGCGTTGATTGATTCTCCTGGAATCCGTGAATTTGGGCTGTGGCATCTTAGTTTAGAAAAGGTTCGTATCGGTTTTCCTGAGATCGAAGCTCATCTTGGACTGTGTCAGTTCCGCAACTGTACCCACACCCATGAGAAAAATTGTGCGCTGAAACAAGCGGTTGATGCAGGTGAAATTTTACCACGCCGTCTCGATAGTTATTTACGCTTACTCGATGAAATTCAGGAAGCACAGCAAAAAAGTTAA
- the orn gene encoding oligoribonuclease has translation MSSTPDTRLIWIDLEMTGLDTDNDKIIEIATIITDDHLNILAEGPVLAVHQSDLILNAMDEWNTKQHGQSGLIERVRRSKLKAQDAEQQTLEFLKKWVSPKSSPMCGNSICQDRRFLHRLMPELEQFFHYRNLDVSSVKELAKRWRPEIMSGLKKNASHLAMDDIRDSIAELKYYREYFFIMNNDK, from the coding sequence ATGAGTAGCACCCCTGATACACGATTAATTTGGATCGATCTGGAAATGACAGGTCTAGATACTGATAACGACAAGATTATTGAAATTGCAACAATTATTACAGATGACCATTTGAATATCTTGGCTGAGGGACCTGTTTTAGCGGTACATCAATCTGATTTGATTCTAAATGCGATGGATGAGTGGAATACCAAACAACATGGCCAGTCGGGTTTGATTGAGCGAGTACGCCGCAGTAAGTTAAAGGCTCAAGATGCAGAACAGCAAACGCTTGAGTTCTTAAAGAAATGGGTGAGTCCAAAATCATCACCAATGTGTGGTAATTCGATTTGCCAAGATCGTCGTTTCTTGCATCGTTTGATGCCTGAATTGGAACAATTCTTCCATTATCGTAATTTAGATGTCTCTTCAGTGAAAGAGTTAGCGAAACGCTGGAGACCTGAAATTATGAGCGGTTTAAAGAAAAATGCATCACACTTGGCGATGGATGATATCCGTGATTCGATTGCAGAATTGAAATACTACCGCGAATACTTTTTTATTATGAATAACGATAAGTAA